A genome region from Alkalimarinus coralli includes the following:
- a CDS encoding DNA polymerase III subunit delta' — translation MSDDSTLTNTSEHFYPWQSSQWAKLGAVFASGRLPHALMLSGTEGTGKTRFANSLASLVLCEQPFENSAPQQSPAPCGKCKNCTLISAEAHPDIRYFSPEEKSTVVKVDQIRQLNEYIAKSSQQGGYKVAIIHPAEAMNHNAANALLKSLEEPSQKSLIILVVDQPGRMLATIRSRCQVIDFPLPNYNQSLEWLKSALPDSSIHEDLLELSAGSPIKAYQLSASEAVAQKQTMIADLAKVLKRESTAVSVAAKWQKYELQVVLAWNITWVQQLIRYSMTQNPKLVKDEKLLKMIQYLAGKHPTSHFYGLLDKVQTSSDLLARKTNPNNQILIENLLVGWGELMQKRTA, via the coding sequence GTGAGCGATGACAGCACTTTAACAAATACGAGTGAGCACTTTTACCCGTGGCAATCTTCTCAGTGGGCTAAGCTTGGTGCCGTGTTTGCTAGCGGTAGGCTCCCCCATGCATTAATGCTTAGTGGTACAGAAGGCACCGGTAAAACTCGATTTGCAAACTCGCTCGCAAGTTTGGTGTTATGCGAACAGCCGTTTGAAAACAGTGCTCCCCAGCAAAGCCCGGCCCCCTGTGGTAAATGTAAAAACTGCACTTTGATCAGCGCAGAGGCTCATCCAGATATACGTTATTTCTCGCCAGAGGAAAAGTCGACCGTTGTTAAGGTAGATCAAATACGCCAGCTGAACGAGTACATTGCTAAGTCGAGCCAGCAGGGGGGATACAAGGTCGCGATTATACATCCGGCGGAGGCAATGAATCATAATGCAGCGAACGCCCTGTTAAAGTCGTTGGAGGAGCCCTCGCAAAAATCGCTTATCATATTGGTTGTTGATCAACCGGGAAGAATGCTTGCGACGATTCGGTCGCGTTGCCAGGTAATCGATTTTCCTTTGCCAAATTATAACCAGTCGCTTGAGTGGCTTAAGTCAGCACTTCCTGATAGCTCCATTCATGAAGACTTGCTGGAGCTTTCGGCGGGCAGTCCTATCAAGGCATATCAACTGTCAGCAAGTGAGGCGGTAGCGCAAAAGCAGACGATGATAGCTGATCTTGCGAAGGTGCTTAAGCGGGAATCAACGGCTGTTTCGGTGGCTGCAAAGTGGCAAAAGTATGAACTTCAGGTCGTGCTTGCGTGGAATATTACATGGGTTCAGCAGCTTATACGTTATTCCATGACGCAAAACCCTAAGCTGGTAAAAGACGAAAAACTGCTCAAAATGATTCAGTATCTTGCGGGCAAGCATCCGACCAGCCACTTTTATGGGTTGCTAGATAAGGTGCAGACATCCAGCGATTTACTGGCACGAAAAACAAACCCTAATAATCAGATACTGATAGAAAACCTGTTGGTAGGTTGGGGGGAGTTAATGCAGAAGCGAACTGCTTAG
- a CDS encoding TatD family hydrolase, producing the protein MFVDSHCHLDRLKLDKYDTGLDGAIDAAGEAGVTEMLCVAIDLENIDKVIGAAERYENVFASVGVHPGTDVGEEPTVERLLTLADHPKVVAIGETGLDYYYGEERKAEQQGRFAIHLHASKACKKPVIVHTRDARDDTLAIIKKEGDINIGGVLHCFTENWDMAKRALDLNYFISFSGIVTFKNAEELRSVVKNVPLDRILIETDSPYLAPVPYRGKPNEPKYVSEVARCIAELKGVSIEHIAEATSQNYRALFKRTQ; encoded by the coding sequence ATGTTCGTAGACTCTCACTGTCACCTTGATCGCTTAAAACTCGATAAGTACGACACGGGCCTTGATGGTGCCATAGACGCAGCAGGCGAAGCGGGTGTTACTGAGATGCTATGTGTGGCCATTGACCTTGAAAATATTGATAAGGTGATTGGTGCAGCAGAGCGTTATGAAAACGTGTTTGCGTCAGTCGGTGTCCACCCCGGCACTGATGTTGGAGAAGAGCCTACGGTAGAAAGGCTCCTTACATTAGCAGACCATCCCAAAGTGGTAGCTATTGGCGAGACAGGGCTGGACTATTATTACGGAGAAGAGCGTAAAGCAGAACAGCAGGGGCGTTTTGCAATACATCTACATGCTTCAAAAGCGTGCAAGAAGCCAGTGATTGTTCATACCCGAGACGCAAGGGATGATACGTTGGCGATCATTAAAAAAGAAGGAGATATCAACATTGGTGGGGTTCTCCACTGTTTTACTGAAAATTGGGATATGGCGAAAAGAGCGCTGGATCTTAACTATTTCATCTCTTTTTCAGGCATTGTGACGTTTAAAAATGCCGAGGAGCTGCGATCTGTTGTTAAAAATGTACCACTCGACAGAATTTTGATCGAAACAGACTCACCTTATCTAGCCCCGGTGCCATATAGAGGTAAGCCCAATGAACCCAAGTATGTGTCAGAAGTCGCTCGTTGTATTGCAGAGTTAAAAGGAGTGTCTATCGAGCACATAGCAGAGGCTACGTCGCAAAATTATCGAGCCCTGTTTAAACGCACCCAGTAG
- a CDS encoding alpha/beta fold hydrolase, protein MMKPLEVSITTDRMTLAALEWGNPQGETVLAIHGWLDNAASFECLAEEMNLSTIRLLAIDLPGHGLSDRRPEGQIYHLMDYIVDIVGVIKSLNLTKLSLLGHSLGGIIAMLTAAAVPGLVHRLILLDSFGPMVDKEEAVAEQLKKAISKICLSSSRPPTVYPTFDEAVEARLGGFGKIKRSAAEVLLKRGLVRKEGGYVWSTDARLREPSLVRLTELQVKGFMAGIECPVCLIAASKGYVSLDETKNLRLSYLSNIETHEVSGHHHFHLDGDVAQTARIVSNFINKA, encoded by the coding sequence ATGATGAAACCGCTTGAAGTATCAATCACGACTGACCGTATGACATTAGCGGCCCTTGAGTGGGGAAACCCTCAAGGGGAGACGGTTTTGGCTATTCATGGGTGGCTGGATAATGCCGCATCCTTTGAGTGCTTGGCTGAAGAAATGAATTTATCAACTATTCGTTTGTTAGCGATAGACCTGCCGGGGCATGGTTTGAGTGATCGCCGGCCAGAAGGCCAAATATACCACCTGATGGACTATATTGTAGATATTGTAGGTGTTATAAAGTCGTTAAACCTGACTAAGCTCAGCCTGCTTGGACACTCGCTAGGGGGCATCATTGCAATGCTTACTGCCGCCGCAGTGCCCGGTTTAGTGCATCGGCTGATACTGTTGGACTCGTTTGGCCCCATGGTGGATAAAGAGGAGGCTGTAGCAGAACAGTTAAAGAAGGCTATAAGCAAGATTTGTCTATCAAGCTCTCGTCCTCCGACGGTCTATCCAACCTTTGATGAAGCCGTTGAGGCTAGGCTAGGCGGGTTTGGCAAAATAAAACGTTCGGCTGCCGAGGTGTTATTGAAGAGGGGGCTGGTTAGAAAAGAAGGCGGCTATGTTTGGTCAACAGATGCTCGACTAAGGGAACCTTCACTTGTTCGCTTAACGGAGTTGCAAGTAAAAGGCTTTATGGCCGGAATTGAGTGCCCTGTGTGCCTGATCGCAGCATCCAAAGGGTATGTATCACTGGATGAAACCAAAAACTTAAGGCTCTCTTACTTGTCAAACATTGAAACTCATGAGGTTTCAGGACATCATCATTTTCACTTGGATGGTGATGTTGCTCAAACAGCGCGTATTGTTAGCAACTTTATAAACAAAGCTTAG
- a CDS encoding DUF58 domain-containing protein, with translation MSSNIKKWWRTKFFQWIARRSPPSDMKVLTHKNVYIFPTKEGGLYACLLALLLLTAINYQSSLIYLFVFFLGALFILSIILCFKNLSGLQVSLVKASENFANEDSFYTFTLKTKPSQYCESLGFVVPGQPTKKVDVSAAEVASLVLSKLSEHRGLVSLGRIKIETVYPLGLIRAWTWLEFETCALNFPIPNEGIRAPSDAVQGDETDAGIHCKGEDELAGLRDYVVGDAPSRIAWKHYAAKGELYVKEFDGLTSSTRWLNYKDYVSGDKEQRLSYLCHDVLSYSSKGQSFGMVFPGGVIEPSQGDEHKMSCLRALALVP, from the coding sequence ATGAGTAGCAATATTAAAAAGTGGTGGCGAACGAAGTTCTTTCAATGGATCGCCAGGCGCAGCCCCCCATCAGATATGAAGGTGCTAACCCACAAAAATGTATATATATTTCCAACTAAGGAAGGGGGGCTTTATGCCTGTTTACTGGCTCTGCTGCTTTTAACTGCGATCAACTACCAGAGTAGTTTGATTTACCTTTTTGTTTTCTTCCTTGGTGCGCTGTTCATTCTTTCAATAATCTTGTGTTTTAAAAACCTTTCTGGACTTCAAGTATCGCTGGTAAAGGCGAGCGAGAATTTTGCTAATGAAGATTCATTTTATACATTTACGTTGAAAACCAAGCCAAGCCAGTACTGTGAGTCTTTAGGTTTTGTTGTTCCTGGGCAGCCGACGAAGAAAGTTGATGTATCAGCAGCCGAGGTGGCATCGCTTGTACTGTCCAAGCTATCTGAACATAGGGGGCTTGTTTCGCTGGGGCGGATTAAGATAGAGACGGTTTACCCTTTGGGTTTAATTAGGGCATGGACGTGGCTGGAGTTTGAGACATGTGCATTAAATTTTCCTATACCGAATGAAGGGATAAGAGCGCCTTCGGACGCGGTACAGGGAGACGAGACCGATGCTGGCATACACTGTAAAGGGGAAGACGAGCTTGCAGGATTGCGTGATTATGTTGTTGGCGATGCACCCAGCCGAATAGCTTGGAAGCACTATGCTGCAAAAGGAGAGCTCTATGTGAAAGAGTTTGACGGGTTAACTTCATCGACTCGCTGGCTAAATTACAAGGACTATGTGAGTGGTGATAAGGAGCAAAGGCTGAGCTATCTATGTCATGATGTGCTCAGTTATAGCAGCAAAGGCCAGAGTTTTGGAATGGTATTTCCCGGTGGGGTTATTGAGCCTTCACAGGGAGATGAGCATAAAATGTCCTGCTTGAGAGCGCTTGCGCTAGTGCCGTGA
- a CDS encoding PilZ domain-containing protein gives MPPGFGARSGILTLTIKDKAVLYAAYMPFIKNGGLFIPTSKSYNLGDEVFLLLNLMDEPEKIPVAGKVIWVTPKGAQGNRAAGIGVQFNGEDETAKNKIETYLAGSLNSDRPTHTM, from the coding sequence ATGCCACCTGGCTTTGGTGCTCGTAGCGGTATATTGACCCTAACTATCAAAGATAAAGCAGTGCTTTATGCGGCATATATGCCCTTTATCAAAAACGGTGGGTTGTTTATTCCCACCTCAAAAAGCTACAACCTCGGGGATGAGGTTTTTCTATTGCTAAACCTTATGGATGAGCCGGAAAAAATACCAGTAGCGGGTAAGGTCATTTGGGTGACCCCAAAAGGCGCACAAGGGAACAGGGCTGCGGGTATTGGTGTTCAGTTTAATGGCGAAGATGAAACGGCTAAGAACAAGATAGAAACATACCTTGCCGGATCATTAAACTCCGATAGGCCAACCCACACGATGTAA
- a CDS encoding transglutaminase TgpA family protein, with product MINSVEKKTSNQTGNAPLIPRGSLFLLMIAFLSVMLPHYANIEAWLVVCSVGVALWRASIFRGWLSFPNSSVKTLLVLIAIGAFYLTYRQQYTVESAVAFFVLAVSLKLIEVKFTKDCYLFVFILLYLCACQFLFSQTFLTALYQLFATCIVLSVLFSLHKGRLNVPSRVRVFELSKLLVISVPLVISIFVFFPRIAPLWSIPLSTGKAQTGISDSMSPGEIAELTQSAARAFRIEFTGEAPPRSQLYWRGLELDLLEGNTWRSSELISGRFLGRLDEVRTTNTKGKNSYDILIEPTNNRWGYALASSDVASNNIYINERGFVRFKNNIIQPTRYRLSYEAPNIGDRALGAPLGKTQARSLSRDERRRYLQLPLSGNPKTRLFVTELLNQRVSQSFLIQRLMSYFRVQPFYYTLKPPLTNSDFFDDFLFNTRKGFCSHYAGSLVYMLRLAKIPSRVVVGYQGGEVNEQEGYLIVHQYDAHAWVEVWSDDAGWVRYDPTAMVAPERIENGLEQAVREEGSFLSGSAFSSARYNQIGVIRWMRLKLDSVNYNWQKWVVGYDGQTQLNFLSRWFGAVTFQTLALIMTLVAGLVIGIAFWVLSADKKRGPVNKVVLEFERFCKAAEKSGMTREVGETPNQFTDRLAERFPEQKESLAYISRCFNYLQYSRTDDKNEQLRLLNSMKVKSRKLLKAIKKSAK from the coding sequence ATGATTAATTCGGTTGAGAAAAAAACATCAAACCAAACAGGCAACGCTCCGCTTATACCACGCGGCTCTTTGTTTCTGTTGATGATTGCCTTTTTATCGGTAATGCTGCCTCATTACGCTAATATTGAGGCTTGGCTAGTTGTATGTTCTGTAGGCGTTGCATTATGGCGGGCTAGTATTTTCAGAGGTTGGCTCAGCTTTCCTAATTCGAGCGTTAAAACGCTGTTAGTGCTGATTGCGATAGGCGCTTTTTATTTAACTTATCGCCAACAGTATACCGTAGAGAGTGCCGTCGCATTTTTTGTGCTTGCTGTATCGCTCAAGCTGATAGAGGTGAAGTTCACAAAAGACTGTTACCTGTTTGTATTTATCTTGCTTTACCTCTGCGCATGTCAGTTTTTATTCTCACAAACGTTTTTGACCGCGCTATACCAACTGTTTGCTACATGTATTGTTTTATCGGTTTTGTTTTCACTGCATAAAGGTAGATTGAATGTACCCAGTAGGGTGAGGGTGTTTGAGCTATCCAAGTTGCTAGTTATTTCTGTGCCTTTAGTTATATCCATCTTTGTATTTTTCCCTCGAATTGCGCCGCTGTGGAGTATTCCGTTATCAACCGGAAAAGCCCAGACTGGTATCAGTGACTCGATGTCTCCGGGTGAAATTGCCGAATTAACACAGTCTGCTGCACGCGCATTCAGAATAGAGTTTACAGGAGAAGCCCCCCCGCGAAGCCAACTTTATTGGCGTGGTCTGGAGCTGGATTTGCTGGAAGGAAATACTTGGCGCAGCAGTGAACTTATTTCTGGGCGCTTCCTCGGGCGGTTAGATGAGGTGCGAACGACTAACACCAAAGGCAAAAACAGCTATGATATTTTAATTGAGCCAACGAACAATAGGTGGGGTTATGCCCTTGCGTCGTCCGATGTCGCATCAAACAATATTTATATTAATGAACGAGGTTTTGTTCGTTTTAAGAACAATATTATTCAGCCTACGCGATACAGGCTATCGTATGAAGCGCCTAATATTGGTGATCGAGCTCTAGGTGCGCCCCTCGGCAAGACGCAGGCCAGGTCTTTGAGTAGAGATGAACGGAGGCGATATTTACAGCTTCCATTATCGGGTAACCCCAAAACACGGTTGTTCGTTACGGAACTTTTGAATCAAAGGGTGAGCCAATCTTTCCTGATTCAACGGCTAATGTCCTATTTTAGAGTGCAGCCTTTTTACTACACACTTAAACCCCCGCTAACGAATAGCGACTTTTTTGATGACTTCTTGTTCAACACTCGAAAAGGGTTTTGCTCTCACTATGCTGGCAGTCTGGTTTACATGCTGAGGCTTGCCAAAATACCCTCTAGAGTCGTTGTGGGTTATCAAGGTGGGGAAGTAAATGAACAAGAGGGATATCTAATAGTGCATCAGTATGATGCCCACGCATGGGTTGAGGTTTGGAGTGATGATGCTGGCTGGGTTCGATACGACCCAACTGCTATGGTTGCGCCTGAAAGGATAGAAAATGGCCTGGAACAAGCGGTTCGGGAAGAGGGGAGTTTTTTATCAGGCAGCGCGTTCTCGTCAGCGCGATATAATCAAATTGGTGTGATTCGCTGGATGAGATTGAAGCTGGATTCGGTAAATTACAATTGGCAAAAATGGGTGGTGGGCTATGATGGTCAAACACAATTAAACTTTTTAAGCCGCTGGTTTGGTGCGGTTACATTTCAAACGCTGGCGCTAATTATGACGCTAGTGGCAGGCCTGGTTATCGGCATTGCATTTTGGGTTTTGAGTGCGGATAAAAAACGAGGCCCAGTGAATAAAGTCGTGTTAGAATTCGAGCGCTTTTGCAAGGCTGCTGAGAAAAGCGGTATGACACGAGAGGTAGGCGAAACACCTAATCAGTTTACTGACCGCTTGGCGGAGAGGTTTCCTGAGCAAAAAGAGAGCCTGGCTTACATCTCCCGCTGCTTTAATTACTTACAGTACAGCCGTACAGATGACAAAAATGAACAGCTCAGGCTTTTAAACAGTATGAAAGTTAAAAGCAGAAAGTTGTTAAAAGCAATTAAAAAATCAGCGAAGTAA